One window from the genome of Maylandia zebra isolate NMK-2024a linkage group LG18, Mzebra_GT3a, whole genome shotgun sequence encodes:
- the LOC101470870 gene encoding chemokine XC receptor 1 translates to MANFTFTSRTSGLVEYMCDTNVPTITGPLFILIFILSIIGNSLLLCVVFIYENLKSITNIFILNLACSDLIFTITLPFWAVDHLHNWVFGDFVCKVITAGFAVGLYSSVILLTAMTVDRFITVVLHNWPISHGRVKKCAIGTCIAAWVISILASLSDAMKVKVESWEGKNFCYDESEDTLGQYLQVSLLFFLPFAIIIFCYSAILKTVLQGLNRRKFRTVAVLLCIVAAFFICWGPYHIMLLIKSLNTNNDCKVLKRLAVAYHICEMLAYSHCCMNPLLYMLSQKLRKHLLSLLRCEKVNRKKRERSTSLNTSQQFTLQSSAV, encoded by the coding sequence ATGGCAAACTTCACATTCACATCCAGAACGAGTGGTCTTGTTGAATACATGTGTGATACTAATGTTCCCACCATCACTGGTCCCCTTTTCATCTTGATCTTCATCCTCAGTATCATAGGCAACAGCCTCCTCTTATGTGTTGTCTTCATCTACGAAAATCTGAAAAGTATCACAAATATTTTCATCCTGAACCTGGCCTGCTCTGATTTAATCTTCACCATCACACTTCCATTCTGGGCTGTTGATCACCTACACAACTGGGTCTTTGGGGACTTTGTCTGCAAAGTTATCACTGCTGGATTCGCTGTTGGTTTGTACAGCAGTGTCATTCTGCTGACTGCTATGACAGTGGATCGTTTCATTACTGTGGTGCTGCACAACTGGCCGATCAGCCATGGCAGAGTGAAGAAGTGTGCAATTGGTACCTGTATAGCTGCCTGGGTCATCAGCATCTTAGCGTCCCTGAGTGATGCAATGAAAGTAAAGGTTGAAAGCTGGGAAGGTAAAAACTTTTGCTATGATGAATCTGAAGACACGCTTGGACAGTATCTACAAGTGTCACTGCTATTCTTCCTCCCATTTGCCATCATTATTTTCTGCTACTCTGCCATCCTCAAGACAGTTTTGCAAGGTTTAAACAGAAGGAAGTTCAGGACTGTGGCTGTGCTGTTGTGTATTGTTGCAGCCTTTTTCATTTGCTGGGGGCCATACCATATTATGCTTTTAATCAAGTCTCTCAATACAAACAATGATTGTAAGGTACTGAAACGGTTAGCAGTTGCCTACCATATCTGTGAAATGCTTGCCTATTCTCACTGCTGTATGAACCCTCTGCTATATATGCTCTCGCAGAAGTTGCGAAAGCATCTGTTGAGTCTTTTGCGCTGTGAAAAAGTGAAcaggaagaagagagagagaagcaccAGCCTGAACACTTCACAACAATTCACACTGCAGAGCTCTGCTGTTTAG
- the LOC111501336 gene encoding chemokine XC receptor 1-like — protein sequence MANFTSTSRTSGLVEYMCDTNVPTITGPLFILIFILSIICNSLLLCVLFIYENLKSITNIFILNLACSDLIFTITLPFWAADHLHNWVFGDFVCKVITAGFAVGLYSSVILLTAMTVDRFTTVVLHNWPISHVRVKKCAIGACIAAWVISILASLSDAMKVKVESWEGKNFCYDESEDTLGHYLQVSLLFFLPFAIIIFCYSAILMKVLQGLNRRKFRTVAVLLCIVAAFFICWGPYHIMLLIKSLNTNNDCKVLKRLAVAYHICEMLAYSHCCMNPLLYMLSQKLRKHLLSLLRCEKVNRKKRERSTSLNTSQQFTLQSSAV from the coding sequence ATGGCAAACTTCACATCCACATCCAGAACGAGTGGTCTTGTTGAATACATGTGTGATACTAATGTTCCCACCATCACTGGTCCCCTTTTCATCTTGATCTTCATCCTCAGTATCATATGCAACAGCCTCCTCTTATGTGTTCTTTTCATCTACGAGAATCTGAAAAGTATCACAAATATTTTCATCCTGAACCTGGCCTGCTCTGATTTGATCTTCACCATCACACTTCCATTCTGGGCCGCTGATCACCTACACAACTGGGTCTTTGGGGACTTTGTCTGCAAAGTTATCACTGCTGGATTCGCTGTTGGTTTGTACAGCAGTGTCATTCTGCTGACTGCTATGACAGTGGATCGTTTTACTACTGTTGTACTGCACAACTGGCCGATCAGCCATGTCAGAGTGAAGAAGTGTGCAATTGGTGCCTGTATAGCTGCCTGGGTCATCAGCATCTTAGCGTCCCTGAGTGATGCAATGAAAGTAAAGGTTGAAAGCTGGGAAGGTAAAAACTTTTGCTATGATGAATCTGAAGACACGCTTGGACATTATCTCCAAGTGTCACTGCTATTCTTCCTCCCATTTGCCATCATTATTTTCTGCTACTCTGCCATCCTCATGAAAGTTTTGCAAGGTTTAAACAGAAGGAAGTTCAGGACTGTGGCTGTGCTGTTGTGTATTGTTGCAGCCTTTTTCATTTGCTGGGGGCCATACCATATTATGCTTTTAATCAAGTCTCTCAATACAAACAATGATTGTAAGGTACTGAAACGGTTAGCAGTTGCCTACCATATCTGTGAAATGCTTGCCTATTCTCACTGCTGTATGAACCCTCTGCTATATATGCTCTCGCAGAAGTTGCGAAAGCATCTGTTGAGTCTTTTGCGCTGTGAAAAAGTGAAcaggaagaagagagagagaagcaccAGCCTGAACACTTCACAACAATTCACACTGCAGAGCTCTGCTGTTTAG